Genomic segment of Panicum virgatum strain AP13 chromosome 2K, P.virgatum_v5, whole genome shotgun sequence:
taataagTTAATAACCTCTGTTCGCACTCTTGGTGATAGGGCGTTTAGGAACACTGGCCTCATCAGTTTGTGAGCAAGAGTTCTGCAATCTTTCTCTGTATGCTTCATCTTAATCCTGGATATGGTATGTGTGATGTTCTGTTTATAAAAATTCTATCTTGTTTATCACTCGCGGACATAGCGGCATATAGTTGAACACTCAGGTTCCTACTGATGATGATCAAGATATCCAGCTATGGTCGCACATTTATGCAGTACAAACTTGTGTAAAACTTGCTTGCTTTGCTTCCTTCTGAAAAGGAATCAGCTGCGCGCGGGGTAGTCGAACGGCAGCGGCAGCACGCTGTCATtgagcggggcggcgtggcggaaCCCGTACACGCGTAGAACCTGGTCGTCGGCGAACAAGAGCGCGCGGCGCATCCCGTCGTCGCAGCTCTCCTTGGAGTAGGTCGGGTtccggccgccgctgcagggCTGGCAGCCCGTGAAGTGTGTGAtgagcggccgccgccaccccgtctTCCCGCCGCCCGCGGGGCCCGGCACGGCTCCCCTCACCGCCGcgttccgcgccgccgcgtacaGCAGGTGCTCCCGCTCCACGTGGCGCCGCCGGAGCCCCGGGGCGCGCCGCTCCACGGCCTCGTACCTCGCCGCGACGCCGTCGAGCCGGTCCATGATCTCCCCCCACCAGCCCATGAAGTAGTACTCGGTCTCGATGAAGGtcttcttccccagcctgtCCCAGTTGAAGAGGAGCAAGTACACGAGCGCCGACTGGTCGCACGCCACGTCGGAGTCCTTGTCGCTGAGCTCCTCCCGGAGCACCTTCCCCCACCGGGCGTGCTCCGGGTAGGCGGGGCCCATGCGCGCCCACTCGTCGAGGAAGTCGAGCGACCACTGGCAGTTGCGGATGAGGAACACACCGGCGTTGATGCCCAGCCACGACTTCCTCTCGATGTCCTTGCGCACGCCGTAGGCGACCAAGTTGTAGCCGCCGTACCTGGTGGCGAGCGGGAGGGAGAAGTCCATGTCGGTGAAGACGGCGTCCGAGTCCACCCACCAGACCCACTCCGCCTCCGGGTGCGCGAGCATGGCGGCGCGCACGATGGGGATCTTGGCCCAGTAGCTCGACATGGCCGGCTGCAGGAAATCCCGGTTGTACAGGAGCTGGATGCCGTGGAGCCGGCAGTAGTCGAGCTTGTTCTTGAGGAACCGCAGCAGCAGGTGGTCGCCCGCGTCGCCGGGGCACGGCTCCGGCTGCGACCCGGACACCATCACCAcacgctccggcgagctccggcgggcgACCCCGCCCGACCGCAGCCACTCCGCGCGCTTGGCGTCCCACCCGGTGAGGCGGCGCCCGCCCACGGCGTCGTACGAGAGCTCCGGGTCGTCGTAGAACGTGCGCGTCCCGTCCTCCGGGCCGGGGACGGGGAAGGCCACCAGCAGGCTGCTGCTCCCGGGCGCGAGGACGGACGCCGAGCCCAGGATCGCGAGCGCCGCGGCCGCAACGCCGGCCGCGAACACGAGCGcgtcgcgcccgcgcccgcggcccgcgccgccgagctgcttgctcgccgccggagaggcggagacgcggagcggcgcggcctcTGCTGACGCGGCCATCCCGTGTCACTCGCGTGCCGtccgcgcgcgcggcgtgggcggctcGCCGGTGGTGCGGCGCTAGCTGCAAGGTGCGGCGCGGGCAGGCCGCGCGCACTCTCGCTCTGGTGTCTGGTCTGGGTGTGAAGTGTGAAGAACTGCCGTCTCCCACTCTCCCTGCTCTGAGTGTGGGCCGGCCTTGCCGTTGCCGGCGTTGGAGTTGGAGCTGGGTGGTGTAATGTTCACGTGAGGGGGCGGCCGAGGAAGCCTCAGGCCGGCGAGGGGCCGCCGTGCAACGCGGGCTTGGGATCGGCGTCACCGGGGCGCGGgctcattttttttcatttttcttttcttttttcattcTCGGTATCTGCAGTGGAGATCTCACAAGATCAAAAAACTACTCGTAGTAGTTTTAAACTAAAGTCCTATTTGTCGCGGCTCCAGCTAGTACATACATAAATTTTATTCTATCACTAAAACACATGCTTGAGTATACAGAACTTCAACCCCACGAATTTCTGGAGCTAGGAATACACAGCTCCAAGAATTCTTCGAGCTGGAGCTGGCGCACTGGTTTGACAGCTCTGGAGCCAGCACCACGAGGCAAGACAAAAATAGATGCACATTCAGAACAGAGATATATGTTAAAAATAGCCTAACTTCAT
This window contains:
- the LOC120696049 gene encoding probable glycosyltransferase 6 is translated as MAASAEAAPLRVSASPAASKQLGGAGRGRGRDALVFAAGVAAAALAILGSASVLAPGSSSLLVAFPVPGPEDGTRTFYDDPELSYDAVGGRRLTGWDAKRAEWLRSGGVARRSSPERVVMVSGSQPEPCPGDAGDHLLLRFLKNKLDYCRLHGIQLLYNRDFLQPAMSSYWAKIPIVRAAMLAHPEAEWVWWVDSDAVFTDMDFSLPLATRYGGYNLVAYGVRKDIERKSWLGINAGVFLIRNCQWSLDFLDEWARMGPAYPEHARWGKVLREELSDKDSDVACDQSALVYLLLFNWDRLGKKTFIETEYYFMGWWGEIMDRLDGVAARYEAVERRAPGLRRRHVEREHLLYAAARNAAVRGAVPGPAGGGKTGWRRPLITHFTGCQPCSGGRNPTYSKESCDDGMRRALLFADDQVLRVYGFRHAAPLNDSVLPLPFDYPARS